In Oryza brachyantha chromosome 1, ObraRS2, whole genome shotgun sequence, the following are encoded in one genomic region:
- the LOC102716464 gene encoding uncharacterized protein LOC102716464 isoform X3, with amino-acid sequence MDDALAARLAAASVSDHPPPSTNAEHLIHVMRAVEGAEATIRNQLEENNRLKEQLLQKTRQLERIREDAASQSSSAGVAQDRREFIPTKVDASRSPTSSENSRTTSMLHQNGALETGESSMQQSIRQKYPDGAQSNGASKRSSGEQPAFDTAAISHFSTPSSRSISPTRHRKEGEYDARSNLAGQGLLPAPETASNLSWKQDLTAKIKENEEEITQLRKHLADYSVKQSQILSDKYMLERRIAQMRMAFDQQQQDLIEAASKSLSYRQDIIEENIRLTYAVQAAQQERTTFISSLLPLLSEYENLQPSVLDAQSIVSNLKVLFKHLQEQLIITEEKLKESRYQVTPWQTDLVNNGTLPATDPLGKALVTSSKSNLDIVPQTPYPHIQSPMSSPVQVRGDWGVAGNKNCQVIPTDVPPRNVDRDDMGRNSLSSSNKFRRDVSAQVSQHDPQSAQLDFETQGQNPAFKHLGRTDVSDGSEGVEAQHAREPSAHWGHGDSANLVSGIEDTNPSYPYLPTVLEEPGSSFSEEDDPLPGIEGLRITGEAFPGRELQASGFSTNGTTSCNFEWVRHLEDGSVNFIEGARQPNYLVTADDVDTLLAIEVQPLDDRKRKGEIVRFYANDQRKITCDPETKEFIKRTLEIGHMSYEVQLPQVKFLDMWEPAVLAIKREGYSIKCNGQRGVVLTEKFQQATSINIPYGCPTEFLITSADGTEYNLKPAENTMSRDTIVLVLRLFRFMAVEKRRGRKKSLFFK; translated from the exons ATGGACGACGCCCTCGCGGCCCGCCTAGCCGCGGCCTCCGTCTCCGACCACCCTCCCCCCTCCACCAACGCTGAGCACCTCATCCACGTCATGCGCGCCGTCGAGGGCGCCGAGGCCACCATCCGCAACCAG TTGGAAGAGAACAATCGCCTCAAGGAGCAACTGTTGCAGAAAACCCGGCAGCTGGAGAGGATC CGGGAAGATGCTGCATCCCAATCTTCTTCAGCTGGAGTAGCCCAGGACCGCCGTGAATTCATTCCTACCAAGGTGGATGCATCAAGGTCACCTACCTCTTCAGAAAACTCCCGGACCACCTCTATGCTTCACCAGAATGGAGCATTGGAAACTGGAGAGTCTTCAATGCAGCAATCCATCAGACAAAAGTACCCCGACGGTGCCCAATCTAATGGAGCATCTAAAAGGTCATCAGGGGAGCAGCCTGCTTTCGACACTGCCGCAATCTCACACTTCTCTACTCCATCCTCTCGTTCCATTTCTCCTACAAG GCATAGAAAGGAAGGAGAGTATGATGCTAGATCGAACCTAGCTGGACAGGGGTTATTGCCTGCTCCGGAGACGGCCTCAAACTTGTCATGGAAGCAG GACCTTACTGCTAAGATCAAAGAAAATGAGGAAGAGATTACACAGTTAAGAAAACATCTTGCTGACTACTCAGTGAAG CAATCTCAAATCCTCagtgataaatatatgttggAAAGGCGCATTGCTCAAATGCGGATG GCATTCGATCAGCAGCAACAAGATTTGATTGAGGCAGCATCAAAATCTTTATCATATAGACAAGACATTATTGAGGAAAACATCCGTCTGACATATGCAGTGCAG GCTGCGCAACAAGAAAGGACAACTTTCATATCTTCGTTGCTGCCTCTTCTGTCTGAATATGAAAACCTGCAGCCTTCTGTTCTTGATGCTCAATCCATCGTTAGTAATTTGAAG GTTTTGTTTAAGCATTTGCAGGAGCAACTTATTATTACTGAG GAGAAATTAAAGGAGTCACGTTATCAGGTTACTCCATGGCAAACTGATTTAGTGAATAATGGCACTCTTCCTGCTACGGATCCTCTTGGAAAAGCATTGGTGACTTCA AGCAAAAGCAACCTCGATATTGTGCCCCAGACACCGTACCCTCACATACAATCTCCAATGTCTTCCCCTGTTCAAGTTAGAGGTGATTGGGGTGTAGCAGGGAACAAAAACTGTCAAGTTATTCCAACTGATGTTCCTCCAAGAAATGTAGATCGTGATGACATGGGAAGAAACTCTCTTTCAAGCAG CAACAAGTTCAGGAGGGATGTTTCTGCTCAAGTATCTCAGCATGATCCACAATCTGCCCAGTTGGACTTTGAGACCCAGGGTCAAAACCCAGCATTCAAGCACCTTGGTAGAACTGATGTATCAGATGGTTCTGAGGGTGTTGAAGCCCAACATGCACGAGAGCCTTCTGCTCATTGGGGTCATGGAGACTCAGCTAATTTGGTATCTGGCATTGAGGACACAAACCCTTCATATCCCTATCTTCCTACTGTTCTCGAAGAACCTGGGTCTTCTTTCTCTGAAG AGGATGATCCACTGCCAGGCATAGAGGGGCTTCGAATCACAGGTGAAGCTTTTCCTGGACGAGAACTCCAAGCAAGTGGGTTCTCCACAAATGGAACCACAAGTTGTAATTTTGAG TGGGTGCGCCATTTAGAAGATGGCTCCGTAAATTTCATAGAAG GAGCAAGGCAACCTAACTATTTGGTTACTGCCGATGACGTGGACACTTTACTAGCTATTGAAGTACAGCCCCTTGATGATAGAAAAAGGAag GGGGAAATTGTAAGGTTTTACGCTAAcgatcaaagaaaaattactTGTG ATCCTGAAACAAAGGAGTTTATCAAGAGAACTCTTGAAATTGGGCATATGTCTTATGAAGTCCAACTACCT CAGGTGAAGTTTTTAGATATGTGGGAACCGGCTGTTTTGGCAATAAAGAGGGAAGGTTACAGCATTAAATGTAATGGTCAACGAGGCGTGGTTCTCACAGAGAAATTTCAGCAAGCAACTTCT ATTAATATTCCTTACGGGTGTCCAACAGAGTTCCTGATTACATCTGCTGATGGTACTGAATATAATTTAAAGCCAGCAGAAAATACAAT GTCACGGGATACTATTGTTTTGGTTTTAAGATTGTTCAGATTTATG
- the LOC102716464 gene encoding uncharacterized protein LOC102716464 isoform X4, whose translation MDDALAARLAAASVSDHPPPSTNAEHLIHVMRAVEGAEATIRNQLEENNRLKEQLLQKTRQLERIREDAASQSSSAGVAQDRREFIPTKVDASRSPTSSENSRTTSMLHQNGALETGESSMQQSIRQKYPDGAQSNGASKRSSGEQPAFDTAAISHFSTPSSRSISPTRHRKEGEYDARSNLAGQGLLPAPETASNLSWKQDLTAKIKENEEEITQLRKHLADYSVKQSQILSDKYMLERRIAQMRMAFDQQQQDLIEAASKSLSYRQDIIEENIRLTYAVQAAQQERTTFISSLLPLLSEYENLQPSVLDAQSIVSNLKVLFKHLQEQLIITEEKLKESRYQVTPWQTDLVNNGTLPATDPLGKALSKSNLDIVPQTPYPHIQSPMSSPVQVRGDWGVAGNKNCQVIPTDVPPRNVDRDDMGRNSLSSSNKFRRDVSAQVSQHDPQSAQLDFETQGQNPAFKHLGRTDVSDGSEGVEAQHAREPSAHWGHGDSANLVSGIEDTNPSYPYLPTVLEEPGSSFSEAAEDDPLPGIEGLRITGEAFPGRELQASGFSTNGTTSCNFEWVRHLEDGSVNFIEGARQPNYLVTADDVDTLLAIEVQPLDDRKRKGEIVRFYANDQRKITCDPETKEFIKRTLEIGHMSYEVQLPQVKFLDMWEPAVLAIKREGYSIKCNGQRGVVLTEKFQQATSINIPYGCPTEFLITSADGTEYNLKPAENTMSRDTIVLVLRLFRFMAVEKRRGRKKSLFFK comes from the exons ATGGACGACGCCCTCGCGGCCCGCCTAGCCGCGGCCTCCGTCTCCGACCACCCTCCCCCCTCCACCAACGCTGAGCACCTCATCCACGTCATGCGCGCCGTCGAGGGCGCCGAGGCCACCATCCGCAACCAG TTGGAAGAGAACAATCGCCTCAAGGAGCAACTGTTGCAGAAAACCCGGCAGCTGGAGAGGATC CGGGAAGATGCTGCATCCCAATCTTCTTCAGCTGGAGTAGCCCAGGACCGCCGTGAATTCATTCCTACCAAGGTGGATGCATCAAGGTCACCTACCTCTTCAGAAAACTCCCGGACCACCTCTATGCTTCACCAGAATGGAGCATTGGAAACTGGAGAGTCTTCAATGCAGCAATCCATCAGACAAAAGTACCCCGACGGTGCCCAATCTAATGGAGCATCTAAAAGGTCATCAGGGGAGCAGCCTGCTTTCGACACTGCCGCAATCTCACACTTCTCTACTCCATCCTCTCGTTCCATTTCTCCTACAAG GCATAGAAAGGAAGGAGAGTATGATGCTAGATCGAACCTAGCTGGACAGGGGTTATTGCCTGCTCCGGAGACGGCCTCAAACTTGTCATGGAAGCAG GACCTTACTGCTAAGATCAAAGAAAATGAGGAAGAGATTACACAGTTAAGAAAACATCTTGCTGACTACTCAGTGAAG CAATCTCAAATCCTCagtgataaatatatgttggAAAGGCGCATTGCTCAAATGCGGATG GCATTCGATCAGCAGCAACAAGATTTGATTGAGGCAGCATCAAAATCTTTATCATATAGACAAGACATTATTGAGGAAAACATCCGTCTGACATATGCAGTGCAG GCTGCGCAACAAGAAAGGACAACTTTCATATCTTCGTTGCTGCCTCTTCTGTCTGAATATGAAAACCTGCAGCCTTCTGTTCTTGATGCTCAATCCATCGTTAGTAATTTGAAG GTTTTGTTTAAGCATTTGCAGGAGCAACTTATTATTACTGAG GAGAAATTAAAGGAGTCACGTTATCAGGTTACTCCATGGCAAACTGATTTAGTGAATAATGGCACTCTTCCTGCTACGGATCCTCTTGGAAAAGCATTG AGCAAAAGCAACCTCGATATTGTGCCCCAGACACCGTACCCTCACATACAATCTCCAATGTCTTCCCCTGTTCAAGTTAGAGGTGATTGGGGTGTAGCAGGGAACAAAAACTGTCAAGTTATTCCAACTGATGTTCCTCCAAGAAATGTAGATCGTGATGACATGGGAAGAAACTCTCTTTCAAGCAG CAACAAGTTCAGGAGGGATGTTTCTGCTCAAGTATCTCAGCATGATCCACAATCTGCCCAGTTGGACTTTGAGACCCAGGGTCAAAACCCAGCATTCAAGCACCTTGGTAGAACTGATGTATCAGATGGTTCTGAGGGTGTTGAAGCCCAACATGCACGAGAGCCTTCTGCTCATTGGGGTCATGGAGACTCAGCTAATTTGGTATCTGGCATTGAGGACACAAACCCTTCATATCCCTATCTTCCTACTGTTCTCGAAGAACCTGGGTCTTCTTTCTCTGAAG CTGCAGAGGATGATCCACTGCCAGGCATAGAGGGGCTTCGAATCACAGGTGAAGCTTTTCCTGGACGAGAACTCCAAGCAAGTGGGTTCTCCACAAATGGAACCACAAGTTGTAATTTTGAG TGGGTGCGCCATTTAGAAGATGGCTCCGTAAATTTCATAGAAG GAGCAAGGCAACCTAACTATTTGGTTACTGCCGATGACGTGGACACTTTACTAGCTATTGAAGTACAGCCCCTTGATGATAGAAAAAGGAag GGGGAAATTGTAAGGTTTTACGCTAAcgatcaaagaaaaattactTGTG ATCCTGAAACAAAGGAGTTTATCAAGAGAACTCTTGAAATTGGGCATATGTCTTATGAAGTCCAACTACCT CAGGTGAAGTTTTTAGATATGTGGGAACCGGCTGTTTTGGCAATAAAGAGGGAAGGTTACAGCATTAAATGTAATGGTCAACGAGGCGTGGTTCTCACAGAGAAATTTCAGCAAGCAACTTCT ATTAATATTCCTTACGGGTGTCCAACAGAGTTCCTGATTACATCTGCTGATGGTACTGAATATAATTTAAAGCCAGCAGAAAATACAAT GTCACGGGATACTATTGTTTTGGTTTTAAGATTGTTCAGATTTATG
- the LOC102716464 gene encoding uncharacterized protein LOC102716464 isoform X1: MDDALAARLAAASVSDHPPPSTNAEHLIHVMRAVEGAEATIRNQLEENNRLKEQLLQKTRQLERIREDAASQSSSAGVAQDRREFIPTKVDASRSPTSSENSRTTSMLHQNGALETGESSMQQSIRQKYPDGAQSNGASKRSSGEQPAFDTAAISHFSTPSSRSISPTRHRKEGEYDARSNLAGQGLLPAPETASNLSWKQDLTAKIKENEEEITQLRKHLADYSVKQSQILSDKYMLERRIAQMRMAFDQQQQDLIEAASKSLSYRQDIIEENIRLTYAVQAAQQERTTFISSLLPLLSEYENLQPSVLDAQSIVSNLKVLFKHLQEQLIITEEKLKESRYQVTPWQTDLVNNGTLPATDPLGKALVTSSKSNLDIVPQTPYPHIQSPMSSPVQVRGDWGVAGNKNCQVIPTDVPPRNVDRDDMGRNSLSSSNKFRRDVSAQVSQHDPQSAQLDFETQGQNPAFKHLGRTDVSDGSEGVEAQHAREPSAHWGHGDSANLVSGIEDTNPSYPYLPTVLEEPGSSFSEAAEDDPLPGIEGLRITGEAFPGRELQASGFSTNGTTSCNFEWVRHLEDGSVNFIEGARQPNYLVTADDVDTLLAIEVQPLDDRKRKGEIVRFYANDQRKITCDPETKEFIKRTLEIGHMSYEVQLPQVKFLDMWEPAVLAIKREGYSIKCNGQRGVVLTEKFQQATSINIPYGCPTEFLITSADGTEYNLKPAENTMSRDTIVLVLRLFRFMAVEKRRGRKKSLFFK, translated from the exons ATGGACGACGCCCTCGCGGCCCGCCTAGCCGCGGCCTCCGTCTCCGACCACCCTCCCCCCTCCACCAACGCTGAGCACCTCATCCACGTCATGCGCGCCGTCGAGGGCGCCGAGGCCACCATCCGCAACCAG TTGGAAGAGAACAATCGCCTCAAGGAGCAACTGTTGCAGAAAACCCGGCAGCTGGAGAGGATC CGGGAAGATGCTGCATCCCAATCTTCTTCAGCTGGAGTAGCCCAGGACCGCCGTGAATTCATTCCTACCAAGGTGGATGCATCAAGGTCACCTACCTCTTCAGAAAACTCCCGGACCACCTCTATGCTTCACCAGAATGGAGCATTGGAAACTGGAGAGTCTTCAATGCAGCAATCCATCAGACAAAAGTACCCCGACGGTGCCCAATCTAATGGAGCATCTAAAAGGTCATCAGGGGAGCAGCCTGCTTTCGACACTGCCGCAATCTCACACTTCTCTACTCCATCCTCTCGTTCCATTTCTCCTACAAG GCATAGAAAGGAAGGAGAGTATGATGCTAGATCGAACCTAGCTGGACAGGGGTTATTGCCTGCTCCGGAGACGGCCTCAAACTTGTCATGGAAGCAG GACCTTACTGCTAAGATCAAAGAAAATGAGGAAGAGATTACACAGTTAAGAAAACATCTTGCTGACTACTCAGTGAAG CAATCTCAAATCCTCagtgataaatatatgttggAAAGGCGCATTGCTCAAATGCGGATG GCATTCGATCAGCAGCAACAAGATTTGATTGAGGCAGCATCAAAATCTTTATCATATAGACAAGACATTATTGAGGAAAACATCCGTCTGACATATGCAGTGCAG GCTGCGCAACAAGAAAGGACAACTTTCATATCTTCGTTGCTGCCTCTTCTGTCTGAATATGAAAACCTGCAGCCTTCTGTTCTTGATGCTCAATCCATCGTTAGTAATTTGAAG GTTTTGTTTAAGCATTTGCAGGAGCAACTTATTATTACTGAG GAGAAATTAAAGGAGTCACGTTATCAGGTTACTCCATGGCAAACTGATTTAGTGAATAATGGCACTCTTCCTGCTACGGATCCTCTTGGAAAAGCATTGGTGACTTCA AGCAAAAGCAACCTCGATATTGTGCCCCAGACACCGTACCCTCACATACAATCTCCAATGTCTTCCCCTGTTCAAGTTAGAGGTGATTGGGGTGTAGCAGGGAACAAAAACTGTCAAGTTATTCCAACTGATGTTCCTCCAAGAAATGTAGATCGTGATGACATGGGAAGAAACTCTCTTTCAAGCAG CAACAAGTTCAGGAGGGATGTTTCTGCTCAAGTATCTCAGCATGATCCACAATCTGCCCAGTTGGACTTTGAGACCCAGGGTCAAAACCCAGCATTCAAGCACCTTGGTAGAACTGATGTATCAGATGGTTCTGAGGGTGTTGAAGCCCAACATGCACGAGAGCCTTCTGCTCATTGGGGTCATGGAGACTCAGCTAATTTGGTATCTGGCATTGAGGACACAAACCCTTCATATCCCTATCTTCCTACTGTTCTCGAAGAACCTGGGTCTTCTTTCTCTGAAG CTGCAGAGGATGATCCACTGCCAGGCATAGAGGGGCTTCGAATCACAGGTGAAGCTTTTCCTGGACGAGAACTCCAAGCAAGTGGGTTCTCCACAAATGGAACCACAAGTTGTAATTTTGAG TGGGTGCGCCATTTAGAAGATGGCTCCGTAAATTTCATAGAAG GAGCAAGGCAACCTAACTATTTGGTTACTGCCGATGACGTGGACACTTTACTAGCTATTGAAGTACAGCCCCTTGATGATAGAAAAAGGAag GGGGAAATTGTAAGGTTTTACGCTAAcgatcaaagaaaaattactTGTG ATCCTGAAACAAAGGAGTTTATCAAGAGAACTCTTGAAATTGGGCATATGTCTTATGAAGTCCAACTACCT CAGGTGAAGTTTTTAGATATGTGGGAACCGGCTGTTTTGGCAATAAAGAGGGAAGGTTACAGCATTAAATGTAATGGTCAACGAGGCGTGGTTCTCACAGAGAAATTTCAGCAAGCAACTTCT ATTAATATTCCTTACGGGTGTCCAACAGAGTTCCTGATTACATCTGCTGATGGTACTGAATATAATTTAAAGCCAGCAGAAAATACAAT GTCACGGGATACTATTGTTTTGGTTTTAAGATTGTTCAGATTTATG
- the LOC102716464 gene encoding uncharacterized protein LOC102716464 isoform X2, protein MDDALAARLAAASVSDHPPPSTNAEHLIHVMRAVEGAEATIRNQLEENNRLKEQLLQKTRQLERIREDAASQSSSAGVAQDRREFIPTKVDASRSPTSSENSRTTSMLHQNGALETGESSMQQSIRQKYPDGAQSNGASKRSSGEQPAFDTAAISHFSTPSSRSISPTRHRKEGEYDARSNLAGQGLLPAPETASNLSWKQDLTAKIKENEEEITQLRKHLADYSVKQSQILSDKYMLERRIAQMRMAFDQQQQDLIEAASKSLSYRQDIIEENIRLTYAVQAAQQERTTFISSLLPLLSEYENLQPSVLDAQSIVSNLKVLFKHLQEQLIITEEKLKESRYQVTPWQTDLVNNGTLPATDPLGKALVTSSKSNLDIVPQTPYPHIQSPMSSPVQVRGDWGVAGNKNCQVIPTDVPPRNVDRDDMGRNSLSSSNKFRRDVSAQVSQHDPQSAQLDFETQGQNPAFKHLGRTDVSDGSEGVEAQHAREPSAHWGHGDSANLVSGIEDTNPSYPYLPTVLEEPGSSFSEAAEDDPLPGIEGLRITGEAFPGRELQASGFSTNGTTSCNFEWVRHLEDGSVNFIEGARQPNYLVTADDVDTLLAIEVQPLDDRKRKGEIVRFYANDQRKITCDPETKEFIKRTLEIGHMSYEVQLPVKFLDMWEPAVLAIKREGYSIKCNGQRGVVLTEKFQQATSINIPYGCPTEFLITSADGTEYNLKPAENTMSRDTIVLVLRLFRFMAVEKRRGRKKSLFFK, encoded by the exons ATGGACGACGCCCTCGCGGCCCGCCTAGCCGCGGCCTCCGTCTCCGACCACCCTCCCCCCTCCACCAACGCTGAGCACCTCATCCACGTCATGCGCGCCGTCGAGGGCGCCGAGGCCACCATCCGCAACCAG TTGGAAGAGAACAATCGCCTCAAGGAGCAACTGTTGCAGAAAACCCGGCAGCTGGAGAGGATC CGGGAAGATGCTGCATCCCAATCTTCTTCAGCTGGAGTAGCCCAGGACCGCCGTGAATTCATTCCTACCAAGGTGGATGCATCAAGGTCACCTACCTCTTCAGAAAACTCCCGGACCACCTCTATGCTTCACCAGAATGGAGCATTGGAAACTGGAGAGTCTTCAATGCAGCAATCCATCAGACAAAAGTACCCCGACGGTGCCCAATCTAATGGAGCATCTAAAAGGTCATCAGGGGAGCAGCCTGCTTTCGACACTGCCGCAATCTCACACTTCTCTACTCCATCCTCTCGTTCCATTTCTCCTACAAG GCATAGAAAGGAAGGAGAGTATGATGCTAGATCGAACCTAGCTGGACAGGGGTTATTGCCTGCTCCGGAGACGGCCTCAAACTTGTCATGGAAGCAG GACCTTACTGCTAAGATCAAAGAAAATGAGGAAGAGATTACACAGTTAAGAAAACATCTTGCTGACTACTCAGTGAAG CAATCTCAAATCCTCagtgataaatatatgttggAAAGGCGCATTGCTCAAATGCGGATG GCATTCGATCAGCAGCAACAAGATTTGATTGAGGCAGCATCAAAATCTTTATCATATAGACAAGACATTATTGAGGAAAACATCCGTCTGACATATGCAGTGCAG GCTGCGCAACAAGAAAGGACAACTTTCATATCTTCGTTGCTGCCTCTTCTGTCTGAATATGAAAACCTGCAGCCTTCTGTTCTTGATGCTCAATCCATCGTTAGTAATTTGAAG GTTTTGTTTAAGCATTTGCAGGAGCAACTTATTATTACTGAG GAGAAATTAAAGGAGTCACGTTATCAGGTTACTCCATGGCAAACTGATTTAGTGAATAATGGCACTCTTCCTGCTACGGATCCTCTTGGAAAAGCATTGGTGACTTCA AGCAAAAGCAACCTCGATATTGTGCCCCAGACACCGTACCCTCACATACAATCTCCAATGTCTTCCCCTGTTCAAGTTAGAGGTGATTGGGGTGTAGCAGGGAACAAAAACTGTCAAGTTATTCCAACTGATGTTCCTCCAAGAAATGTAGATCGTGATGACATGGGAAGAAACTCTCTTTCAAGCAG CAACAAGTTCAGGAGGGATGTTTCTGCTCAAGTATCTCAGCATGATCCACAATCTGCCCAGTTGGACTTTGAGACCCAGGGTCAAAACCCAGCATTCAAGCACCTTGGTAGAACTGATGTATCAGATGGTTCTGAGGGTGTTGAAGCCCAACATGCACGAGAGCCTTCTGCTCATTGGGGTCATGGAGACTCAGCTAATTTGGTATCTGGCATTGAGGACACAAACCCTTCATATCCCTATCTTCCTACTGTTCTCGAAGAACCTGGGTCTTCTTTCTCTGAAG CTGCAGAGGATGATCCACTGCCAGGCATAGAGGGGCTTCGAATCACAGGTGAAGCTTTTCCTGGACGAGAACTCCAAGCAAGTGGGTTCTCCACAAATGGAACCACAAGTTGTAATTTTGAG TGGGTGCGCCATTTAGAAGATGGCTCCGTAAATTTCATAGAAG GAGCAAGGCAACCTAACTATTTGGTTACTGCCGATGACGTGGACACTTTACTAGCTATTGAAGTACAGCCCCTTGATGATAGAAAAAGGAag GGGGAAATTGTAAGGTTTTACGCTAAcgatcaaagaaaaattactTGTG ATCCTGAAACAAAGGAGTTTATCAAGAGAACTCTTGAAATTGGGCATATGTCTTATGAAGTCCAACTACCT GTGAAGTTTTTAGATATGTGGGAACCGGCTGTTTTGGCAATAAAGAGGGAAGGTTACAGCATTAAATGTAATGGTCAACGAGGCGTGGTTCTCACAGAGAAATTTCAGCAAGCAACTTCT ATTAATATTCCTTACGGGTGTCCAACAGAGTTCCTGATTACATCTGCTGATGGTACTGAATATAATTTAAAGCCAGCAGAAAATACAAT GTCACGGGATACTATTGTTTTGGTTTTAAGATTGTTCAGATTTATG